The Manihot esculenta cultivar AM560-2 chromosome 1, M.esculenta_v8, whole genome shotgun sequence genome has a window encoding:
- the LOC110623178 gene encoding uncharacterized protein At5g39865, protein MGCVSSNLLNNDDEFTQLGSSALSHHIVSLTSTTYGLLNLDPPPQSAATTPPTPPARFTLGSIFPSPLCEPKSLCPDPRPLRSDCPETIDSWELMSGLDNESFRFSPIIKKDRTASTEKENSNPNFTFNPTLESNILKPLKNSGFATSTPGSTPLKDNAHLLDRYEKLCPPNGENRVVIYTTTLRGIRKTFEACNFIRTAIEGFEVLICERDVSMDLGFREELRELMKGKEREATVPPRLFVKGRYVGGVEEVMKIVEEGKMGELLQGLPKKRAGDVCDGCGDVRFLPCFSCNGSSKIVMVVKEELGQKQGRTLVVRCPDCNENGLVLCPICA, encoded by the coding sequence ATGGGCTGCGTATCTTCCAATTTGCTAAACAACGATGACGAGTTCACTCAACTTGGCAGCTCAGCACTCAGTCACCACATTGTCTCcctcacctccaccacctatggTCTCCTCAATCTTGACCCACCTCCTCAGTCCGCCGCCACCACTCCTCCAACCCCACCCGCTCGTTTCACCCTGGGTTCTATCTTCCCTAGCCCACTTTGCGAGCCTAAATCTCTCTGTCCCGATCCCAGACCTCTACGATCAGATTGCCCTGAAACAATCGATTCTTGGGAGCTCATGTCTGGTCTGGATAATGAAAGCTTCCGTTTTTCTCCCATTATCAAGAAAGACAGGACCGCTTcaacagagaaagaaaattctaaTCCCAATTTTACCTTCAACCCAACTCTTGAATCCAATATCTTGAAGCCCTTGAAGAACAGTGGTTTCGCCACTTCTACACCTGGGTCCACCCCCTTGAAAGATAATGCGCATTTGCTGGACAGATATGAGAAGTTGTGTCCGCCAAACGGAGAAAACAGAGTTGTGATCTATACAACGACATTGAGGGGAATAAGAAAGACATTTGAGGCGTGCAATTTTATTCGCACAGcaattgaaggatttgaggtcTTAATTTGCGAAAGAGACGTGTCGATGGATCTCGGCTTTAGAGAGGAGTTAAGAGAGTTGATGAAGGGGAAGGAGAGAGAGGCGACAGTGCCGCCAAGGCTGTTTGTGAAGGGACGTTATGTGGGTGGGGTGGAGGAGGTGATGAAGATAGTGGAGGAGGGGAAGATGGGAGAGCTACTACAAGGGTTACCAAAGAAGAGAGCAGGGGATGTGTGTGATGGGTGTGGGGATGTGAGATTCCTTCCATGTTTTTCCTGCAACGGAAGCTCAAAAATAGTGATGGTGGTGAAGGAGGAGCTGGGGCAGAAGCAGGGGAGGACGCTGGTGGTCAGATGTCCTGATTGTAATGAGAATGGACTGGTGCTTTGCCCCATTTGTGCCTGA